From the Acidobacteriota bacterium genome, one window contains:
- a CDS encoding cyclase family protein, with product MNRKRYPFTALVLVLTGALTFYLPTHAQQKLTKADIDQMMTQLSNWGRWGKDDQLGALNLLTPAKRKAAAALVKEGVAVSLARESNAERAVDNPNPYQHTMLLADELQWSADSFGVNFHGYQHTHMDALCHIFYQGKMYNGFSRQEVTAKGAGKLAITNLKQGIFTRGVLMDMAALKGVPYLDGAVAIYPADLDAWEKRAGLKVGAGDAVFIHTGRWARRAAKGAWDAEQGTAGLHASCAKWLKDRDVALLGSDAASDVLPSGIAGISHPVHLLTLNAMGVHIFDNCDLGPLSAATAQRKRWTFLLSAAPLPITGGTGSPLNPIATF from the coding sequence ATGAATCGTAAACGTTACCCATTCACCGCCCTCGTGCTGGTCTTGACCGGCGCGCTCACGTTCTATCTGCCGACCCACGCGCAACAAAAGCTGACCAAAGCCGACATTGACCAAATGATGACCCAGCTTTCCAATTGGGGCCGCTGGGGCAAAGACGATCAACTCGGCGCGCTCAATCTGCTCACGCCCGCCAAACGCAAAGCCGCCGCCGCGCTGGTCAAAGAGGGTGTCGCCGTTTCGCTGGCGCGCGAATCGAACGCGGAGCGCGCGGTGGATAATCCGAATCCTTACCAACACACCATGCTACTGGCCGACGAACTGCAATGGAGCGCCGACAGTTTCGGCGTCAACTTTCACGGCTATCAGCACACGCACATGGATGCGCTCTGCCACATCTTTTACCAGGGCAAAATGTACAACGGCTTTTCCCGCCAGGAAGTCACGGCCAAGGGCGCGGGCAAGCTGGCGATCACCAATCTGAAACAAGGCATCTTCACGCGCGGCGTGCTGATGGATATGGCCGCGCTCAAAGGCGTGCCCTATCTGGACGGCGCCGTAGCGATCTATCCGGCGGATTTGGATGCTTGGGAAAAGCGCGCCGGCCTCAAGGTTGGCGCAGGCGACGCGGTGTTCATTCACACCGGACGCTGGGCGCGCCGTGCGGCCAAAGGCGCGTGGGATGCCGAGCAAGGCACGGCGGGCCTGCACGCCTCGTGCGCGAAGTGGCTCAAAGACCGCGATGTAGCCTTGCTGGGCAGCGATGCCGCCAGCGATGTCTTGCCGTCGGGCATCGCAGGCATCTCGCATCCCGTGCACTTGCTGACGCTGAATGCGATGGGCGTGCACATTTTCGACAATTGCGATCTGGGGCCGCTGAGCGCCGCCACGGCGCAACGCAAACGCTGGACGTTTTTGCTGAGCGCCGCGCCCTTGCCGATCACAGGCGGCACGGGGTCGCCGCTCAATCCGATTGCGACGTTCTGA
- a CDS encoding serine/threonine-protein kinase, which translates to MDPERLLQIEKLYHAAREYAPAERAAFLVEACTADDGLRHEVEMLLRDDSAEWSFIEGKGLELVAQRLGAAALSEAKLPFLAGQQIGAYKILGPLGKGGMGEVYRAKDERLNRAVAIKVLPSSFVQDATLLKRFEQEARATSALNHPNILTIYDIGEHAGTPYIVAELLEGEELRAQMPSGSEAGALPVRKAIEYAQQIAAGLAAAHDKGIVHRDLKPENLFVTKDGRVKILDFGLAKLKPQRLAGGVDSEAPTQKPLTNPGMVMGTVGYMSPEQVRGQEVDHRSDIFSFGMILYEMLSGKRPFSGASMADVMSAILKDEPPELSETNAKINPALDKLVRHCLEKQPELRFQSARDLGFALEAVAAHASWPSGAQLSEVTGVVTDQTGSKWRIGLGQFGWLAAAIFLVVFVGSGIAYFKRAQPEALALRFMQFAPEKTNFAAFSVSPDGQRLAFSAADLSGKRLLYVRPLNSFTAQALPGTEDAALPFWSPDSRSLGFFSEGKLKRIELLGATPQTICEAKIPVGASWNRAGEIVLSGSGDVLYRVPATGGVPTALTTLDASHGEIIQGLPQFLPDGQHFLYFANYNYNQAARTGIYVGSLSDKATKLVLNTECTGSYAAGHLLFAKGGTLLGQVFDPGALKLVGAPFQVAEQVRTTPFLPVFFTHFSVSESGVLAYQTGASKLPQLIWYDQTGKQLGAVGEPANYSNPSLSADDKRLAVGIRDPNTKKRDIWLFDLARGAKSRFTFDPADDLNPLWSRDGSRVFFTSDRKGQRDIFQKKVDAAEEEELVYTSPEIKNVSDLSPDGRLMIYVTNPLGFSSSTQNDLWLLSLEEERTAKPFLKTQFQEEQPTISPDGRYVAYASYESGRGEVYVTTFPQLGGKWQVSVNGGVEPQWRRDGKELFFVVGDKILMAVEVKATAAGFETGVPRQLFETPFVNPGRNNYVVTSDGKRFLVITRVEDTASPPINVVVNWMAEVKK; encoded by the coding sequence ATGGACCCAGAACGCTTGCTACAGATCGAAAAGCTCTATCACGCAGCGAGAGAATACGCCCCAGCGGAGCGCGCAGCTTTTCTAGTGGAAGCCTGCACCGCTGATGACGGTTTGCGGCACGAGGTCGAAATGTTATTGCGCGATGACAGCGCGGAGTGGAGCTTCATTGAGGGAAAGGGGCTCGAACTGGTGGCACAACGGCTTGGTGCCGCGGCGTTGAGCGAGGCCAAGCTGCCGTTTCTCGCAGGACAACAAATCGGCGCGTACAAGATTCTTGGGCCCCTGGGCAAGGGGGGAATGGGCGAAGTCTATCGGGCTAAGGATGAGCGCTTGAACCGCGCAGTCGCTATCAAGGTTTTGCCGAGCAGCTTTGTCCAAGACGCAACCTTGCTCAAACGCTTCGAGCAAGAAGCGCGCGCGACTTCGGCACTCAATCATCCAAATATTCTGACCATCTACGACATTGGCGAGCACGCGGGAACGCCTTACATCGTCGCCGAATTGCTGGAAGGCGAAGAATTGCGCGCGCAAATGCCTTCGGGGTCAGAAGCTGGTGCGCTGCCCGTGCGCAAAGCCATCGAGTATGCGCAGCAGATTGCGGCTGGGCTGGCCGCCGCGCACGACAAAGGCATTGTGCATCGGGACCTCAAACCCGAAAACCTGTTCGTCACCAAAGATGGGCGCGTCAAGATTTTAGATTTCGGCTTAGCGAAGCTGAAGCCGCAGAGGTTGGCGGGCGGCGTGGATTCCGAAGCTCCTACGCAAAAGCCGTTGACGAATCCCGGCATGGTGATGGGGACGGTTGGGTACATGTCGCCGGAACAGGTGCGCGGGCAGGAAGTCGATCATCGCTCGGACATCTTCAGCTTCGGGATGATTCTGTACGAGATGCTGAGCGGCAAACGGCCGTTCAGCGGGGCGTCAATGGCGGATGTGATGAGCGCGATTTTGAAAGACGAGCCGCCGGAGTTGAGCGAGACCAATGCGAAGATCAACCCGGCGCTAGACAAGCTCGTGCGGCATTGTTTAGAGAAGCAACCGGAGTTGCGCTTTCAGTCGGCGCGCGATCTGGGTTTTGCACTCGAAGCCGTCGCGGCGCACGCGAGTTGGCCGTCCGGCGCGCAATTAAGCGAGGTGACCGGAGTGGTGACTGACCAGACCGGCAGCAAGTGGCGTATCGGCCTTGGACAGTTTGGTTGGCTTGCGGCAGCGATTTTCCTAGTGGTGTTTGTCGGATCGGGCATTGCCTACTTCAAGCGTGCGCAACCGGAGGCGCTGGCCTTGCGGTTTATGCAGTTTGCGCCGGAAAAAACGAATTTCGCTGCTTTTTCCGTCTCGCCGGACGGGCAGCGGCTCGCCTTTAGCGCCGCCGACTTAAGTGGGAAGAGGCTTCTGTACGTCCGCCCGCTGAATTCTTTCACAGCCCAGGCCTTGCCTGGAACGGAGGATGCGGCTCTTCCGTTCTGGTCACCAGACAGCCGCTCGCTAGGGTTTTTCAGCGAGGGAAAGTTGAAGCGGATTGAGCTGTTAGGTGCCACGCCGCAAACGATTTGCGAAGCCAAGATACCGGTCGGAGCTTCGTGGAATCGCGCTGGTGAAATTGTCCTGTCGGGAAGCGGGGATGTGCTCTATCGTGTGCCCGCCACAGGCGGCGTTCCTACCGCGTTGACGACGCTTGATGCGTCGCATGGAGAAATCATTCAGGGGCTCCCGCAATTTTTGCCCGACGGTCAACACTTCCTTTATTTTGCGAACTATAACTATAACCAGGCTGCCCGGACGGGAATTTATGTTGGCTCGCTCTCGGACAAAGCGACGAAGCTGGTGCTCAACACGGAATGTACTGGTAGCTATGCGGCGGGCCATTTGCTGTTCGCCAAAGGTGGCACGCTGTTGGGACAAGTCTTCGACCCCGGCGCGCTGAAGCTCGTCGGAGCACCCTTTCAGGTGGCTGAGCAGGTGAGAACTACCCCTTTTCTTCCCGTTTTCTTTACACACTTCAGCGTTTCTGAGAGCGGCGTACTGGCTTATCAGACTGGCGCTAGTAAGTTGCCGCAACTGATCTGGTACGATCAAACCGGCAAGCAACTTGGTGCGGTCGGTGAGCCAGCCAATTACAGCAATCCGAGTCTTTCGGCGGACGACAAGCGGTTGGCTGTAGGTATTCGAGACCCCAACACAAAGAAACGCGACATCTGGCTGTTTGATTTGGCGCGTGGCGCTAAATCGCGGTTCACCTTTGATCCGGCGGATGATCTCAATCCGCTCTGGTCAAGAGATGGCAGCCGGGTTTTCTTTACTTCCGACCGCAAAGGGCAGCGCGACATTTTCCAAAAGAAAGTGGACGCTGCCGAAGAAGAGGAACTCGTTTACACCTCGCCCGAAATCAAGAACGTCTCTGACCTGTCGCCCGATGGCCGACTGATGATCTATGTTACGAATCCTCTTGGCTTCAGCAGTTCGACCCAGAATGATTTGTGGTTGTTGTCGCTGGAAGAAGAGCGCACCGCCAAGCCCTTTCTCAAAACGCAGTTTCAAGAAGAACAACCAACCATCTCGCCCGATGGCCGCTATGTGGCCTACGCGTCATATGAATCTGGCAGGGGTGAAGTCTACGTGACGACTTTCCCACAACTCGGCGGCAAATGGCAGGTTTCAGTAAACGGTGGTGTGGAGCCGCAGTGGCGGCGGGACGGGAAGGAGTTATTTTTTGTCGTCGGCGACAAGATACTAATGGCGGTAGAAGTGAAGGCTACTGCTGCCGGGTTCGAGACGGGTGTGCCGCGTCAGCTCTTTGAGACTCCTTTTGTCAATCCGGGCCGAAACAACTATGTCGTGACAAGCGATGGAAAACGGTTCTTGGTGATCACACGAGTTGAAGACACGGCCTCCCCGCCCATCAATGTGGTGGTCAATTGGATGGCAGAGGTGAAGAAATAG
- a CDS encoding SDR family oxidoreductase — MKPDEAINVQDLFSIRGKVALVTGGSRGIGLMIARGYLEAGAKVYISARKKEVCDEVAAQLSAIGECISLPADLSAVTGCQELAAAIQARESALHILVNNAGAAWGAPLEGYPEVGWDKVMDTNVKGVFFLTQQLLPLLEKAATATDPARVINIGSIDGLKVPRVENYAYAPSKAAVHHLTRVLAVQLGPRNITVNAVAPGPFESKMTEWMLDNFRSEIEAQCPLKRIGEPADMVGVAIYLAARAGAYLNGVVIPVDGGICIK, encoded by the coding sequence ATGAAGCCGGATGAGGCGATCAATGTACAGGACTTGTTTTCGATTCGCGGTAAAGTCGCGCTGGTGACAGGCGGCTCGCGTGGCATTGGATTGATGATTGCGCGCGGCTATTTGGAGGCGGGCGCGAAGGTTTACATCTCAGCCCGCAAAAAAGAAGTCTGCGATGAGGTCGCGGCGCAATTGTCCGCCATCGGTGAGTGTATCTCGTTGCCCGCCGATCTCTCGGCGGTGACGGGCTGTCAGGAACTGGCGGCGGCAATTCAAGCGCGCGAATCAGCCTTGCACATCCTCGTCAACAACGCTGGCGCGGCCTGGGGCGCGCCGCTCGAAGGCTATCCCGAAGTCGGTTGGGACAAAGTCATGGACACCAATGTCAAAGGGGTTTTCTTTCTGACCCAGCAATTGCTGCCCTTGCTCGAAAAGGCCGCCACGGCGACTGATCCGGCGCGCGTGATCAACATCGGTTCAATTGATGGATTGAAGGTGCCACGCGTCGAAAATTACGCCTATGCGCCCAGCAAGGCGGCGGTGCATCATCTGACCCGCGTGCTGGCGGTTCAACTCGGCCCCCGCAACATCACCGTCAATGCGGTCGCGCCGGGGCCGTTCGAAAGCAAAATGACCGAATGGATGCTCGATAACTTCCGTTCGGAAATCGAAGCGCAATGTCCGCTCAAACGCATTGGCGAACCGGCGGATATGGTGGGCGTGGCGATCTATCTGGCCGCGCGTGCCGGCGCGTATCTGAACGGCGTGGTCATCCCTGTGGATGGAGGCATCTGTATCAAATAG